Proteins found in one archaeon genomic segment:
- a CDS encoding imidazolonepropionase encodes MGRLMLINAGELATCSPDTRGKSSAIGVVEDGAMMAEDGKVTWVGTTRELRRKSFGRAEVTVDAEGSLVTPGFVDPHTHLLFAGSREDELERKLKGESYTEILKSGGGIARTVRETRGATSEAIERESLGRLGQLVRNGVTTAEVKTGYGQSLEEELRHLEILRNMKRKVEVELVTTFLGLHSTPPEFARPSEFVKHVIKSVLPAVARLRERPRFSDCFCEEGVFSSAECRRYLEASADLGFALKIHADEFKESGGARLAAEVGCMSADHLGRSSDGGIEEMGRRGVVAVLLPWTSLCSGIPYADARKTMDAGCRVALGTDLSPNSWIESPQLVMGLACNALRMTPEEAILGFTRFAADALGREDIGRLAPGASADFLVHDFGGYRALPYELGGRHVRRVFKKGIEIGRGAV; translated from the coding sequence ATGGGGCGACTGATGCTGATCAATGCGGGCGAGTTGGCGACCTGTTCCCCAGACACGAGGGGGAAAAGTTCGGCCATCGGGGTCGTTGAGGATGGGGCGATGATGGCGGAGGACGGCAAGGTGACCTGGGTCGGGACAACGAGAGAGCTGAGGAGGAAGTCCTTCGGGAGGGCCGAGGTAACCGTAGACGCTGAAGGGAGCCTGGTGACTCCAGGCTTCGTGGACCCCCACACTCATCTTCTCTTTGCGGGAAGCAGGGAGGACGAGCTGGAGAGGAAGCTAAAGGGAGAGTCCTACACTGAGATTCTGAAGTCGGGAGGAGGCATCGCAAGGACCGTGAGGGAGACGAGAGGCGCGACCTCTGAAGCCATCGAAAGAGAGTCTTTGGGCAGGCTCGGTCAGCTGGTCAGGAACGGAGTGACAACGGCCGAGGTGAAGACCGGGTATGGCCAGTCCCTGGAGGAGGAGTTGCGACACTTGGAGATCCTGAGGAACATGAAACGGAAGGTCGAGGTCGAGCTGGTGACGACTTTCTTGGGGCTCCACAGCACGCCTCCAGAGTTTGCCCGGCCGAGCGAGTTCGTGAAGCACGTGATCAAGAGCGTACTGCCCGCCGTTGCCCGCCTTCGAGAGAGGCCGAGGTTCTCGGACTGCTTCTGCGAGGAAGGGGTGTTCTCGAGCGCAGAGTGCAGACGATACCTAGAGGCATCGGCAGACTTGGGGTTCGCCCTCAAGATTCATGCGGACGAGTTCAAGGAGTCGGGGGGTGCCCGACTGGCGGCAGAGGTCGGGTGCATGTCCGCGGACCATCTCGGCAGGAGCAGTGATGGAGGGATCGAGGAGATGGGTCGAAGGGGCGTCGTGGCTGTGCTGCTCCCCTGGACGTCGCTCTGTTCAGGCATTCCATACGCGGACGCAAGGAAGACCATGGACGCAGGGTGTAGGGTTGCCTTGGGCACGGACCTCAGCCCGAACTCATGGATAGAGTCGCCGCAGCTCGTCATGGGGCTTGCTTGTAACGCACTGAGGATGACCCCCGAGGAGGCGATTCTTGGCTTCACGCGCTTCGCCGCTGATGCACTGGGGAGGGAGGACATCGGGCGACTGGCTCCGGGTGCGAGCGCAGACTTCCTGGTCCACGACTTTGGGGGGTACAGGGCCCTGCCATACGAGCTTGGAGGTCGGCACGTCAGAAGGGTCTTCAAGAAAGGAATCGAGATAGGCAGAGGGGCGGTTTAG
- a CDS encoding 50S ribosomal protein L4 — protein MKTEVVGLDGKSSGKVDVPGIFGTQLRPDLVKRVFWLVGSHGFQPKGRDPMAGERTSAETHSPPTGTGRARIPKVKGERYSRSGLAAGVASVVGGRLPHPPRSEKVIKLGVNRKERRLATDSAIAYTASLEAVKARGHRVKKLTLPLVVSDEIETLEKAGELATFLGKVDLKAELERIDEGVKRNSGKRKLRGRVYRMGVGPLIVVTNDRGVGRAAGSIPGVDVARVEDLSVLHLAPGGVPGRLTLWTESSLSALAARSKEGAA, from the coding sequence ATGAAGACCGAAGTCGTCGGGCTCGACGGGAAGTCTTCGGGGAAGGTCGACGTCCCCGGGATCTTCGGCACCCAGCTCAGGCCGGACCTCGTGAAGAGGGTCTTCTGGCTGGTCGGCTCGCACGGCTTTCAGCCAAAGGGCAGGGACCCTATGGCGGGCGAGAGGACCTCTGCCGAGACTCACAGCCCCCCGACAGGGACCGGAAGGGCGAGGATTCCGAAGGTCAAGGGGGAGAGATACTCGAGAAGCGGACTGGCAGCAGGGGTCGCGAGCGTCGTGGGGGGACGGCTCCCGCACCCGCCGCGGTCAGAGAAGGTGATCAAGTTGGGAGTCAACAGGAAAGAAAGGCGCCTGGCGACCGACTCGGCGATAGCGTACACTGCCAGCCTTGAGGCGGTCAAGGCGAGGGGCCACAGGGTCAAGAAATTGACTCTCCCGCTGGTCGTTAGCGACGAGATCGAGACGCTGGAGAAGGCAGGGGAGTTGGCTACATTCCTCGGGAAGGTGGACCTCAAAGCGGAGCTGGAGAGGATCGACGAGGGCGTCAAGAGGAATTCTGGGAAGAGGAAGCTCAGGGGGAGAGTCTACAGAATGGGTGTGGGGCCGCTGATTGTAGTAACCAACGACAGGGGCGTGGGGAGGGCGGCCGGGTCGATCCCGGGCGTGGATGTGGCAAGGGTCGAAGACCTCAGCGTCCTACACCTTGCTCCAGGAGGAGTCCCTGGAAGGCTGACCCTCTGGACCGAGTCCTCGCTGAGCGCACTTGCCGCCAGGTCGAAGGAGGGGGCGGCTTGA
- a CDS encoding agmatinase family protein, with protein sequence MRRKAVYPPKRYDDPMDLRLTSIIRSSSRAMPRAVNILGVPYDGAVLGRRGASGGPEGLRQALAGFSNYSVELEVGLEGARIFDMGDMLVGGGDVERVHGRIQREVLQVLKKDSLLVIFGGDNSVSLPALRAASRKFGKIGLVVVDSHLDLRGKIGGRPTSGSSYGLAIETVGGLDGRRVAEVGIHGFLNSRKYVEKAEGLGVSILTADKVRRSGAKRAAGLAYEIASEGADAVYLSVDLDAVDTGFVTGVSAPSSGGISAAELVEFVSEIGTREKVRCADFVELAPSLDPTGRSQIVGATAFVGLVAGFLVLGVGGEPTGRRRKA encoded by the coding sequence TTGAGGCGCAAGGCGGTCTATCCACCAAAGCGCTACGACGACCCGATGGACCTGAGGCTCACGAGTATCATCAGAAGCTCTTCTCGGGCCATGCCCAGGGCAGTGAACATCCTGGGCGTCCCATATGACGGGGCGGTCCTGGGCAGGAGGGGAGCGTCAGGCGGCCCGGAGGGACTCCGCCAAGCGCTGGCCGGGTTTTCGAACTACAGCGTCGAACTGGAGGTTGGGCTCGAGGGCGCCAGGATCTTCGACATGGGTGACATGTTAGTCGGAGGCGGGGATGTGGAAAGGGTGCATGGAAGGATTCAGAGGGAGGTCCTGCAAGTTCTCAAGAAGGACTCATTGTTGGTCATCTTTGGCGGAGACAACAGCGTCTCCCTCCCCGCGCTGCGGGCCGCGTCAAGGAAGTTCGGGAAGATAGGCCTAGTCGTGGTGGATTCTCACCTTGACCTGAGGGGGAAGATAGGCGGGAGGCCGACGAGCGGCTCGTCTTATGGACTCGCGATTGAGACGGTAGGCGGCCTGGACGGGAGAAGGGTGGCGGAGGTCGGGATTCACGGGTTCCTAAATTCCAGGAAGTATGTCGAGAAGGCAGAAGGATTAGGGGTCAGTATCCTGACCGCAGATAAGGTGAGGAGGTCGGGAGCAAAGCGGGCAGCGGGGCTGGCGTACGAAATAGCCTCTGAGGGTGCCGACGCGGTCTATCTCAGCGTGGATTTGGACGCGGTGGACACGGGCTTCGTGACCGGAGTCAGCGCACCAAGCTCAGGTGGCATCAGCGCTGCGGAACTAGTGGAGTTCGTGTCGGAGATTGGGACTAGGGAGAAGGTCAGGTGCGCCGATTTCGTGGAGCTCGCGCCATCTCTGGATCCGACAGGGCGCTCGCAAATCGTGGGCGCGACAGCTTTCGTGGGGCTCGTTGCAGGGTTCCTAGTACTAGGAGTAGGTGGGGAGCCGACGGGACGTAGACGCAAAGCATAG
- a CDS encoding DedA family protein, with translation MDPGSGEGGPNEKTGRADPIVPRNKYLLAIAIVACALGALQLAHLLQVPFGALGSEGGSVIPTAALLDFMRTYGYLGLFVLMTLESASLPIPSEVILPFAGVLAYLGAIGFWEGVVVATLGALVGALVDYYLAKALGRRFVLAMLKSFGMGKSGLDRAEGWFERSGRWTVLAARFVPGLRSVISLPAGLFRMGLLEFVVLTAVGCVVWNAALIYAGVLAATGITSPEGWVAGGVLLVGAAYVAYYVAGARRPRIC, from the coding sequence TTGGACCCTGGGAGCGGCGAGGGTGGGCCGAATGAGAAGACAGGTCGTGCCGACCCCATCGTTCCGAGGAACAAGTATCTGTTGGCGATCGCCATCGTCGCCTGCGCGCTAGGGGCCCTCCAACTCGCGCATCTTCTGCAGGTCCCGTTCGGAGCACTGGGCTCGGAGGGAGGCTCCGTGATACCTACCGCGGCGCTCCTGGACTTCATGAGGACCTACGGATACCTGGGGCTCTTCGTTCTGATGACGCTGGAGAGCGCGTCGCTTCCGATACCGAGCGAGGTGATCCTTCCATTTGCGGGAGTCCTCGCATATCTGGGTGCGATCGGCTTCTGGGAGGGAGTCGTCGTCGCGACCCTGGGGGCCCTGGTTGGGGCGCTGGTCGACTATTATCTGGCAAAGGCCCTGGGGAGGAGGTTCGTCCTGGCGATGCTGAAGTCTTTCGGGATGGGGAAGAGCGGACTCGACAGGGCGGAAGGGTGGTTCGAGAGGTCCGGGAGGTGGACCGTCCTTGCGGCCAGGTTCGTCCCGGGGCTGAGGTCGGTGATCTCCCTTCCGGCGGGCCTGTTCAGGATGGGGCTCCTCGAGTTCGTCGTCCTCACCGCGGTGGGTTGCGTCGTTTGGAATGCCGCTCTGATCTACGCCGGAGTACTAGCGGCCACGGGGATCACGTCGCCCGAGGGGTGGGTGGCTGGAGGAGTCCTTCTCGTAGGGGCAGCGTACGTGGCGTACTACGTCGCCGGGGCAAGGCGCCCTCGCATCTGCTAG
- the rplC gene encoding 50S ribosomal protein L3 produces the protein MGHRKHSAPRRGSLAYRPRGRAKSLVPRIRNWPSVKSDKPTMLGFPGYKAGTIHVITVDDRAKTPNFGKPRFNLSSVIAMPEAEVVGIRIYTHENGQDKCVGEAKTGSGVKLEALPIQRATKVAALVSSVPREAGLSQKVPIVTEVGVSGADTKSQAEYVYALLGKKVKFGDLFKAGMYVDVLGITKGKGFEGPVTRFGIKRKQHKSRKSVRAVGVIGPWHPAAVTYTTARAGQMGFHQRTETGKRILITGNAKESPITPSGGFLHFGNVNGEYAVLRGSVPGPARRYVMVRMRNRGFSKTQAPPQVVEVSTVERKR, from the coding sequence TTGGGCCATAGGAAACATAGTGCACCGCGCAGAGGCAGTCTTGCATACCGGCCGAGAGGCCGTGCCAAGAGCCTAGTCCCAAGAATCAGGAACTGGCCCAGCGTTAAGAGCGACAAGCCGACGATGCTCGGGTTCCCTGGTTACAAGGCGGGCACGATTCACGTCATCACGGTAGACGACAGGGCGAAGACGCCAAACTTCGGGAAGCCCCGTTTCAACCTCTCGAGCGTCATCGCGATGCCGGAGGCAGAGGTCGTTGGGATCAGGATCTATACTCACGAGAACGGACAGGACAAGTGCGTCGGGGAGGCAAAGACAGGCTCGGGCGTCAAACTAGAGGCGCTTCCGATTCAGAGGGCGACGAAGGTCGCAGCGCTCGTCTCTTCGGTCCCGCGCGAGGCGGGTCTGTCGCAGAAGGTGCCTATCGTGACTGAGGTGGGCGTCTCCGGGGCGGACACAAAGTCGCAGGCGGAGTACGTTTACGCCCTCTTGGGGAAGAAGGTCAAGTTCGGGGACCTGTTCAAGGCGGGGATGTATGTGGACGTACTTGGGATTACGAAGGGGAAGGGGTTCGAGGGGCCGGTAACGAGGTTCGGGATCAAGAGGAAGCAGCACAAGTCCAGGAAGAGCGTCAGAGCGGTCGGAGTCATCGGGCCGTGGCACCCTGCGGCCGTGACCTACACGACTGCGAGGGCGGGCCAGATGGGATTCCACCAGAGGACGGAGACCGGGAAGAGGATACTGATCACCGGCAATGCGAAGGAGAGTCCGATCACCCCGTCAGGAGGCTTCCTTCACTTTGGCAACGTCAACGGGGAGTACGCTGTCCTAAGGGGATCAGTTCCTGGCCCGGCCAGGAGGTACGTGATGGTAAGGATGAGGAACAGAGGCTTCAGCAAGACTCAGGCTCCGCCTCAGGTCGTCGAGGTCAGCACTGTGGAGAGGAAGAGATAG
- a CDS encoding aromatic amino acid lyase — protein sequence MSTLLIAGLRGVPMALALDGRSLTLASAVKVAEKGAPVKVSSASLKRMQKFRALLERKLGRGEVVYGVNTGFGSLADKAVRLGNLKELQLNLVRSHAAGVGAPMPIEVVRAAMLIRLNSLLNGNSAVRPALAELLAEMLNKAVTPYVPQFGSLGASGDLVPSAHLALTMIGEGKAYRREELMESRRALAASKLKQVVLHAKEGLAMINGTAFTAALGCLSVHRGSALLEAGNSAASLTAEVTGACSQSFDERLTELKAHAGQAYVARRLRNLLKDSQRLREEPVPQDPYSIRCVPQVHGSLKDALTFSEKVVVGEMNSVSDNPVLLEDGSFMHGGNFHAQPVAMVLDFLSLAVSYLGVISLARTGVLLSRTPPETKYMAAKPGLESGLMILQYTATSLAAENAKLVYPQSSYPASVSGGIEDHASHGVNAGMKALSVAENVSLMLAIELICASNILGTDETGISKHSVELCKTVRLSSPLLRGDRSQGDEIEALARATISGRVP from the coding sequence ATGTCAACACTATTAATCGCAGGCCTCAGGGGTGTCCCAATGGCCCTAGCCCTCGACGGCAGGTCCCTGACCCTCGCATCCGCCGTCAAGGTCGCAGAAAAGGGGGCTCCGGTCAAGGTCAGCTCGGCGAGCCTGAAGAGGATGCAAAAGTTCCGTGCCCTACTGGAGCGCAAGCTTGGCCGCGGAGAAGTCGTCTACGGGGTCAACACGGGCTTCGGGTCGCTGGCTGACAAGGCAGTCCGCCTGGGCAACCTGAAGGAGCTCCAGCTCAACCTGGTCCGCAGTCACGCGGCCGGTGTGGGGGCACCGATGCCGATAGAAGTCGTGCGCGCTGCTATGCTCATACGGCTCAACAGCCTGCTTAACGGGAATAGCGCGGTACGGCCAGCCCTCGCCGAACTCCTTGCAGAGATGCTCAACAAAGCAGTGACTCCGTACGTCCCACAATTCGGGTCTCTAGGGGCCAGTGGCGATCTCGTCCCCTCTGCGCACCTCGCCCTGACCATGATCGGGGAAGGGAAGGCCTATCGCCGGGAAGAGCTGATGGAGTCTCGCCGGGCCCTCGCGGCCTCGAAGCTCAAGCAGGTGGTCCTTCACGCGAAGGAGGGCCTCGCAATGATCAACGGCACGGCCTTCACCGCTGCCCTCGGGTGTCTCTCAGTGCATCGGGGCAGCGCACTGTTGGAGGCTGGCAACTCGGCCGCCTCCCTTACTGCGGAGGTGACCGGGGCCTGCTCGCAGTCTTTCGACGAGAGGCTGACCGAGCTGAAGGCACACGCTGGGCAGGCCTACGTCGCCAGGCGGCTCAGGAACCTTCTGAAGGACAGCCAGCGCCTTAGGGAGGAGCCCGTCCCGCAGGACCCTTACTCGATACGCTGCGTCCCCCAGGTCCACGGCTCCCTCAAGGACGCGCTGACCTTCTCCGAGAAGGTGGTCGTCGGTGAAATGAACTCCGTCTCCGACAACCCAGTCCTCCTTGAAGACGGTTCATTCATGCACGGAGGTAACTTCCATGCGCAGCCCGTCGCCATGGTCCTCGACTTCCTTTCGCTCGCAGTCTCGTACCTCGGCGTGATCTCCCTCGCCCGGACCGGCGTCCTCCTCTCCAGGACTCCTCCCGAGACGAAGTACATGGCAGCGAAGCCTGGCCTTGAGTCCGGGCTCATGATCCTTCAGTACACTGCGACCTCGTTAGCCGCGGAGAATGCAAAGCTGGTCTACCCCCAGTCGTCCTACCCTGCCAGCGTCTCGGGGGGGATCGAGGACCACGCGAGCCACGGGGTCAACGCCGGCATGAAGGCGCTCTCCGTCGCGGAGAACGTCTCGCTGATGCTCGCCATCGAACTGATCTGTGCCTCCAACATACTCGGGACCGACGAGACAGGGATCTCGAAGCACTCAGTGGAGCTCTGCAAGACAGTGAGGCTCTCCTCTCCCCTGCTCCGCGGAGACCGCTCCCAAGGAGATGAAATCGAGGCCCTCGCACGCGCGACAATCTCCGGAAGAGTCCCCTAA
- a CDS encoding 50S ribosomal protein L23, which yields MLIRPYVTERTFEQIERENKLCFLVSDKASKTQIASAMQALYEVRVTAVNTSRTVKGKKAFIRLSPETRAADLATRLGLV from the coding sequence ATACTCATCAGGCCGTACGTCACGGAAAGGACCTTCGAGCAGATCGAGAGGGAGAACAAGCTCTGCTTCCTCGTGAGCGACAAGGCCTCGAAGACCCAGATCGCGAGCGCGATGCAGGCGCTGTACGAGGTAAGGGTAACCGCGGTGAACACTTCAAGGACAGTCAAGGGCAAGAAGGCGTTCATCAGGCTCTCGCCCGAGACCAGGGCCGCGGACCTCGCCACGAGGCTGGGGCTGGTGTAG
- a CDS encoding tRNA-binding protein, producing the protein MSVSIDDFAKIELRVGRILSVDDIPAARKPMYKLTVDLGEGQQKKCVAGIKSHYSKEDLTGKLVIAVVNLQPKNVAGVASECMLLAAFDDVNLSLLTPEKAIPVGSKVG; encoded by the coding sequence ATGTCTGTCTCAATCGACGACTTTGCGAAGATCGAACTAAGAGTCGGAAGAATCCTGTCAGTCGACGACATCCCTGCAGCCCGCAAGCCGATGTACAAGCTCACTGTCGACCTTGGCGAAGGCCAGCAGAAGAAGTGCGTCGCGGGAATCAAGTCCCACTATTCAAAGGAGGACTTGACGGGCAAGCTCGTCATCGCAGTAGTGAACCTCCAGCCCAAGAACGTCGCAGGCGTCGCTTCGGAGTGCATGCTCCTGGCGGCATTTGACGATGTGAACCTGTCTCTGCTCACCCCGGAGAAAGCGATTCCGGTCGGCTCCAAGGTTGGATAA
- the hutU gene encoding urocanate hydratase — translation MESEPLTHVQRHQVRAPRGPEISCKSWHQEAALRMLMNNLDSEVAKDPERLIVYGGTGRAARSWPAYDAIVKTLKSLENDETLLVQSGKPVGVFRTTPSAPRVLISNAMIVPKWADWAYFRELEERGLTMYGQMTAGSWMYIGTQGILQGTYETLAALASRHFGGSLKGRIVLTSGLGEMGGAQPLAVTMNDGVALVVEADARAIQRRLDKSYCDLKTEDPEEALELARTAAKVGRPLSVALLGNSAEVLPSLLRSGFVPDVITDQTAAHDPLSGYIPLGLDPSEASALRASDPKSYLERSMSSIASHMRAILSFQSKGSVAFEYGNNIRKMAKDAGVADAFSVPGFVPEYIRPLFCEGRGPFRWVALSGDPEDIYATDEAILRDFSDNPSLTRWIRMAHEKVKFQGLPARVCWLGYGERARFGKTINAMVRDGTISAPVVIGRDHLDSGSVASPYRETEGMKDGSDAIADWPILNALLNAVSGASWVSVHHGGGVGIGYSIHAGLAVLADGTPEAEKRLELALTNDPGTGVARHADAGYEEAIRTAKAKGVKIPMSPD, via the coding sequence ATCGAGAGTGAGCCTCTAACTCACGTGCAAAGGCACCAGGTCAGGGCCCCGCGCGGACCAGAGATCTCCTGCAAGAGCTGGCACCAGGAGGCGGCCCTAAGGATGCTGATGAACAACCTGGACTCCGAGGTCGCAAAGGACCCTGAGCGACTCATCGTCTACGGCGGAACTGGGCGCGCAGCCAGGAGCTGGCCGGCGTACGACGCAATCGTGAAGACCCTGAAGTCCCTCGAGAACGACGAGACTCTCCTCGTCCAGTCCGGCAAGCCGGTGGGCGTCTTCAGGACGACCCCAAGCGCCCCGCGAGTGCTGATCTCCAACGCCATGATAGTCCCAAAGTGGGCCGACTGGGCCTACTTCCGCGAGCTTGAGGAACGCGGCCTTACGATGTACGGTCAGATGACCGCGGGGAGCTGGATGTACATCGGGACCCAGGGCATACTCCAAGGCACCTACGAAACGCTCGCCGCCCTGGCCTCGAGGCACTTCGGCGGCTCTCTGAAAGGCAGAATCGTCCTCACCTCCGGCCTCGGAGAGATGGGGGGCGCCCAACCCCTTGCGGTGACGATGAACGACGGCGTCGCTCTGGTCGTCGAGGCGGACGCCAGGGCGATCCAACGACGTCTGGACAAGTCATACTGCGACCTCAAGACGGAGGACCCCGAGGAGGCGCTCGAGCTTGCGCGCACGGCGGCGAAGGTGGGGAGGCCTCTCTCTGTCGCCCTCCTGGGGAACTCCGCGGAGGTCCTTCCCTCCCTCCTGCGCTCGGGATTTGTCCCCGACGTGATCACGGACCAGACAGCGGCGCACGACCCCCTCTCAGGATACATCCCCCTCGGCCTGGACCCCTCCGAAGCCTCCGCGCTCCGGGCGTCCGACCCGAAGTCCTACCTCGAGAGGTCGATGAGCTCGATCGCCTCCCACATGAGGGCGATCCTCTCCTTCCAGAGCAAGGGCTCAGTGGCCTTCGAGTATGGGAACAACATCAGGAAGATGGCGAAGGACGCGGGGGTGGCGGACGCGTTCTCGGTCCCCGGCTTCGTCCCTGAGTACATCCGACCCCTCTTCTGCGAAGGGCGGGGGCCCTTCCGATGGGTCGCGCTCTCGGGAGATCCGGAGGACATCTACGCAACCGACGAAGCTATCCTGAGAGACTTTTCCGACAACCCATCCCTCACCCGGTGGATCCGCATGGCGCACGAGAAGGTCAAGTTCCAGGGACTCCCGGCCCGCGTCTGCTGGCTCGGATACGGAGAGAGGGCGAGGTTTGGGAAGACGATAAACGCGATGGTGAGGGACGGGACGATCTCAGCACCCGTGGTCATCGGCCGCGACCACCTCGACTCCGGCTCCGTGGCGTCTCCTTACCGCGAGACCGAAGGGATGAAGGACGGGTCCGACGCGATCGCCGACTGGCCGATCCTCAACGCGCTCCTGAACGCCGTCTCTGGAGCCTCCTGGGTCTCGGTCCATCACGGAGGCGGGGTCGGCATCGGATATTCGATTCACGCAGGCCTTGCCGTCCTCGCAGACGGGACTCCGGAGGCAGAGAAGAGGCTCGAGCTGGCCCTTACCAACGACCCCGGGACCGGCGTCGCGCGCCATGCAGACGCAGGCTACGAGGAGGCGATCAGGACCGCGAAGGCCAAGGGCGTCAAGATCCCGATGAGCCCAGACTAG
- a CDS encoding hydroxymethylglutaryl-CoA reductase, degradative yields the protein MKESSEVPGFYKLSMEERLEVVKRLAGLTDEEAQSIANTGGLPADVANRMIENVVGGITIPMGIATNFKVNGRDYIVPMALEEPSVVAAASNAAKMARVKGGFEVTNTGPVMIGQIQVVSVEDPEGAKSKLLGKKAEILKKANDQDPMLVSLGGGAKDLNVKVLSTLKGPMVVAELIVNTGDAMGANAVNTMAEAVAPMVEEITGGRVFLRIISNLADRRLVRAKAVFEKEAIGGEAVVDGVVYAYAFADADPYRCATHNKGIMNGVVAVAIACGQDIRALEAGAHSFASRTGKYKPLTVWEKDSNGDLVGRLEMPMAVGLVGGAARTHPAARAAIKVLGVKTATELAEVMAAVGLAQNFAALRALASEGIQRGHMRLHARNIAVSAGASGEMIEAVAAKMIDEKKIRFDRAKELVEEMSGKTRA from the coding sequence ATGAAGGAATCGTCCGAAGTTCCTGGGTTCTACAAGCTCTCCATGGAGGAGAGGCTCGAGGTAGTGAAGAGGCTCGCTGGGTTGACGGACGAGGAGGCGCAGTCGATCGCCAACACCGGAGGGCTTCCTGCGGACGTCGCCAACCGCATGATCGAGAACGTCGTCGGCGGGATTACGATCCCGATGGGGATAGCGACCAACTTCAAGGTGAACGGGAGGGACTACATCGTCCCGATGGCCCTCGAGGAGCCGTCGGTGGTGGCGGCCGCCAGCAACGCGGCGAAGATGGCGAGGGTCAAGGGAGGGTTCGAGGTCACGAACACGGGCCCGGTCATGATCGGCCAGATCCAGGTGGTGTCAGTCGAAGACCCTGAGGGCGCGAAGTCGAAGCTACTCGGGAAGAAGGCGGAGATACTCAAGAAAGCGAACGACCAGGACCCGATGCTCGTCTCGCTTGGGGGAGGGGCCAAGGACCTGAACGTGAAGGTCCTTTCGACACTCAAGGGGCCGATGGTCGTCGCGGAGCTGATAGTCAACACAGGGGACGCGATGGGGGCCAACGCAGTCAACACCATGGCCGAGGCGGTCGCCCCCATGGTCGAGGAGATAACCGGGGGCCGGGTCTTCCTCAGAATAATTTCGAACCTGGCGGACAGGCGGCTCGTCAGGGCCAAGGCCGTCTTTGAGAAGGAAGCGATCGGAGGCGAGGCGGTGGTGGACGGTGTGGTCTACGCATACGCCTTCGCGGACGCGGACCCGTACAGGTGCGCGACCCACAACAAGGGCATTATGAACGGGGTCGTCGCGGTCGCGATCGCGTGCGGGCAGGACATCAGGGCTCTAGAAGCGGGGGCGCACAGCTTCGCTTCAAGGACCGGCAAGTACAAGCCGCTGACCGTTTGGGAGAAGGACTCGAACGGAGACCTTGTGGGGCGCCTCGAGATGCCGATGGCCGTGGGACTGGTCGGAGGAGCCGCACGGACTCATCCTGCGGCAAGGGCAGCGATCAAGGTGCTGGGAGTGAAGACTGCGACGGAGCTGGCAGAAGTGATGGCGGCCGTGGGCCTCGCCCAGAACTTCGCGGCCCTGAGGGCGCTGGCCAGCGAGGGGATCCAGAGGGGACACATGAGGCTGCACGCAAGGAACATCGCAGTCTCGGCGGGCGCAAGCGGGGAGATGATCGAGGCGGTCGCTGCGAAGATGATCGACGAGAAGAAGATTAGGTTCGACAGGGCAAAGGAGCTCGTCGAAGAGATGTCAGGGAAGACTCGGGCCTAA
- a CDS encoding 50S ribosomal protein L2, with protein sequence MGKRILQRRRGKAGIQFRSPSKGKIAPVRYPRIGVESEGAGRITSILDERGRSAPIAQVRMPDNRYVYLPAVAGMSVGMEVPVGGEANPNQGSIMALARVPEGTRVCNIELRPGDGGKLVRASGGSAVVFSKAGGRAMIKLPSGKNILVDERCRVTIGEVAGGGRREKPFLTAGARHHAMRASGRVYPRMRGIAMAVVYHPFGGGRHQHPGKSTSTSRNAPPGRKVGLIAPRKTGRKRLARSSAEVSG encoded by the coding sequence ATGGGCAAGAGAATCCTTCAGCGAAGGCGCGGAAAGGCAGGAATACAGTTCAGGAGTCCCAGCAAGGGGAAGATAGCGCCGGTAAGATACCCAAGAATCGGAGTCGAGTCGGAGGGCGCGGGCCGAATAACGTCGATCCTTGACGAGAGGGGACGCAGTGCCCCGATCGCACAGGTGAGGATGCCCGACAACAGGTACGTCTACCTTCCGGCGGTGGCGGGAATGTCCGTAGGGATGGAGGTCCCAGTCGGAGGGGAAGCGAACCCAAATCAGGGGAGCATCATGGCGCTTGCAAGGGTCCCCGAGGGGACCAGGGTCTGCAACATCGAGCTCAGGCCAGGCGACGGCGGGAAGCTGGTCAGGGCTTCGGGAGGGTCGGCCGTGGTCTTCTCGAAGGCGGGCGGGAGGGCGATGATCAAGCTGCCTTCAGGCAAGAACATCCTGGTGGACGAAAGGTGCAGGGTTACCATCGGCGAGGTCGCGGGCGGCGGGAGGCGCGAGAAGCCGTTCCTCACGGCAGGCGCGAGGCACCACGCGATGAGGGCCTCGGGCAGGGTCTACCCACGCATGAGAGGGATTGCGATGGCGGTCGTGTACCACCCCTTCGGCGGTGGGAGGCACCAGCACCCTGGGAAGTCGACCAGCACCTCGAGGAATGCTCCGCCTGGAAGGAAGGTAGGGTTAATAGCGCCAAGGAAGACAGGAAGAAAGAGATTGGCGAGGTCCAGCGCCGAGGTGAGCGGTTAG